Sequence from the Pirellulales bacterium genome:
TTAACTTCTATCTCGAAACGCATCCGCGCACCAAGCCGCGACTGCTCAAACGTTTCGAACCGTGGTATCCACTGGCTTTCGCCCGAGCCGCCATCTTGGAACTTGTCGGCGGCCACATGAATGTGCCCGGCGGCGACCTGCCCACCTCCTACGGCGAGAAGAAGATTCAGGAAGAAGTTCGCGCCGCGACAGGCAGTAACGCCTGGGCCATCTCAGGCAGCAAAACGCGATCGGGCAAAGCCATGCTGCTGATCAATCCTCACCAGCCCTACTATGGCTTTGGACAGTTCTACGAAGCGCACATGCGCAGCGGCGAGGGGTGGAACTTCACGGGGGGCGCCTTTTTCGGAACGCCCATCCCGGCGCTAGGACACAACGAATACTGCGGCTGGGGCTTCACCACTAACGAGCCCAACGTCGGCAGTTCGTGGCGCGAGACCTTTGACGATCCGGACGAGCCGCTCAACTATCGTTATGGCAATGAATACCGCAAAGCCGTGCAATGGACTGACACGATCAAGGTCAAACGCGGCGGCGACTTCGAGTCGGTTGACGTGACACTCCGAAAGACGCACCACGGTCCGATCCTGCACAAGCTGAACGACAAGGAATACGTTTCGGGCGCAGTCGCCAAGATGTACGACGCCGTGTTGTCCCGGCAAACCATGAAGATGGTCCGTGCCAGGAACATCAATGACTTCCGCGAAGCGATGGGCATGCTCGACCTGCACCTGTTCAATACCGTCTACGCCGACGTACACGGCGACATCTACTATCTGTACAACGGCATCGTCCCAAAGCGCGATCCATCGTTCGATTGGGACAAAACAGTCGACGGCAGCGACCCGCGCACCGAGTGGCAGGGCATTCATCCGATCGCCGATTTGCCGCAAGTACTTAATCCGCCGTCTGGCTACGTACAGAATTGCAATTCGACCCCTTATACCACCACCGACAATGCCGGTCCCGCGATTGGCGACTATCCGAAGTACATGGTCGAAGACCAGTACGACGACAAGCGGCGGGCGAAGATTTCGCGACTTTTGTTGCGCGACGCCAAAGATGTGACCTTCGAGCATTGGCAGGAATTGGCCTTTGACACAACGATCTACTGGGCCCTTACCGAGTTGCCACGGTATCGTCGCGATCTGGCCGCGTTGCGCGAATCGGATCCCGATTTGGCGGCCAAGGTCGAGCCCTATTTGGTACACCTGTTGGACTGGAATTGCGTTGGAAACATCGATTCCACACAAGCGAGCCTGTGCCTGGCCTGGTACGAAGAGTTGTACGGCTTCGGTTATCCGGCCGAGACGCTCAAGCAACAATTCGTCTCGAACCCTGCCGAGCAGCTCAGGGCGCTGGTGACCGCGGCCAAGAAGTTGGAGAGCACGTTTGGCAACTGGAAGATTCCCTACGGCCAGATCAGCCGCTTGCAACGACACGCCAACGTGTCGGACTTCATCAAGATCCCATTTAGCGACAACGCGGCAAGTCTGCCCAGTGCCGGCATGCCCGGCCCTCCGGGCGTGGTATTCACGATGTACTTCACGCCCACGATCTACGCGCCACCGTTGAAAGTAATGAAGAATCATTATGCGGTGGTCGGGGCGAGTTACATCGCGGCCGTGGAATTTGGCGACAAAGTGGTAAGTAAGTCGCTGCTTCCCTATGGCGCCAGCGGCGATCCAAAGAGTCCCAACTTTTTCGATCAGGCCGAGCTGCTGTCCAAGAAGCAGCTCAAAGAGAACCTTTTCTACTGGGACGACGTCGTAGCCGGCGCCAAGCGCGTGTACCACCCGGGCGAAACTACGCCCGAAGGCCAGGGCGCTCGGTAAATTCGCCTCCTGAGCCGCTCTCTGCATGGTAGGCTTGAACGGGCAGCCGGCGGCATTGGCATTGCCGTCGGCTCCGTTTCTGCGTTTCCAGACCTCTCGCGGAGGATCGTACCATGTTGCGTTGGGCCATTACGTTCTTCATCATCGCGCTCATTGCCGCGGCGTTAGGATTCGGTGCCCTCGAGGGGGTAGCGATGTACGCGGCGAAGATCCTCTGTCTCGTCTTCGTGGTGCTGTTCGTGGTATCGCTCGTGCTAGGTCGCGGACGGCCGCCGCTCGCCTAAAACGTGAGAACGAGATCACTTTTCGTTACCGTTTTGGTGCGCGCGATCTACCCACCACTCCAACTCGATTCACCGCGCAGCATGAGGAGAGCACACCGACCATGAAACTCGGCTTGATCAACTCTGCTTGGGTGCAAGCGAACCAGCCGACTGCTTTTGGGCTGCGCAAAACCAAGGCGATCGGATTCGACGCCGTCGATATATTCACCGATCCTTTGGACCTGGACGCGTGCGAGCGTCGGCTGATCCGCGAGACGTGCGCCGAGCTGGAACTGCCGATTGTGTCGCTGCCCTGCGTGGCAGTGGGATTGGCCGACCCCAGCCCGAGCGTGCGTGCATTTCACCGCGGTCGCGTCGCGGCTTACCTCGATTTGGCGTATGACTTTGGCGCCGCCAATGTGTTGTTGGTATTAGGCGAATACATTTGGAACAAGGAAGTCATTCCCGCGGGCGAGCAATGGCGCTGGGCTACCGTGGCGGTACGCGAGCTGGGCCTGCAAGCGCGCGAGCTGGGATTAAAGATCGCCATCGAGCTTGAGCCTTTTCCGCTTTCGCTGGTCAACGACATCGACACGATGGTTGCTTTTTTGGACGACGTCGATCTAGAGAGCGTGCAGGCCAATATCGATATCTCGCACCTGGCACTCTCGCACGTCAAGCCAGAAGAGTTGCGCCGACTGAAGGGGCGCGCCGGCCACGTTCACATTTCAGACTGCGATGGCCAGGTCCATGGCGATCTTCCGCCGGGACGAGGCGTCGTGCCGTTCGAGCCCTATCTGGCCGAGATCAAGCAGCTGGAAATCGATGGCACGATCTCAATTGAACTGGAATTCGCGCCGGACCCGGACCAGATCGTTGAATGGGTCGAGGAAGCCTACCTGGCCACCGATCAATTGATGGCGCCGCTGGGATTGCGCGGATAGCCGCGCCTACGGCAATTATGAGTCTTGCCGCAGCCATTCGGGCACGCGCTGCACGCGCCCTTCGCGATCGACGCAGGCTAGTGTGCTGTGCCCTTCGGCCAGCAACTCGTCGCCGCGCAAAACTTCATATGTATGCTCGATCTTGGCCGCCGAAATACGCGTGGCGCGCGTGCGCAAGGTGAGCATGTCGTCGTAGCGCGCCGATCGCTTGTAGGTGCAACCGATACGCACGACGACCATGAATAAGCCGTCCTCTTCAACTTGGCGGTAGTCGCGGCCGTTGGCCCGCAGCAGTTCCGTACGGCCAATCTCGAAGTAAGTGAAATAATTGGCATGGTGCAGGACGCCCATGGCATCCGTCTCTTGATAACGGACGCGAATTTGGATGTCTTGCTCGAGAATCATTGCCGGAGGCACTCCCAGGTTCCAATCGCCACGATAACGTTGTTCGTTGGGACCCACGCGCGCATGCGGTGGTCAAAGGCGGACATCATCTTAGAAAGTCGCTAGTCCCCGACAAAGACGATCTGCTCGGTTAGTTGACGCAAGGCTGTCGATTCTTTACAGTTAGCGGGTCCTTTTGGGCAGAGAATTGGTCGTGTTGCGCGCATGCCCGCCACAGGTGCTAATCACCGCAACAACGTCGCGAGCGAGACAAAGCGCAATGAGCACAAGTGAAGGGACTGGCACGGGCTATTCGACGATGCGCGGACGTAACTACCCGTCGATCCGCCAATTTACGGTATTCCTGGAAAACCGCGTCGGGCAGCTGCTCGAGGTCGTTCGCCGGTTCGAGGGGAGCAAGGTGCGGATCGTCGCCTTGTCGATCGCTGACGCCGCCGAATGTGCCTTTGTCCGCTTTTTGCTGAGCCATCCTGAGCAAGGGCGGGAAATCCTCGAACGGGCCGGCCTGGCCCTGATCGAAACTGACTTAATTGGCGTGGAACTGCCCGAGGGCCCGCAGCCTCTGTTGCAGGTCTGTACCGCCTTGTTGCAGGCCGAGGTGAACATCGTTCAGGCGTACCCCTTGCTGGTTCGTCCGCGTGGCCAACCGG
This genomic interval carries:
- a CDS encoding penicillin acylase family protein; this encodes MPCGHRESFLAVLLLGVVASLAWCDSGRADEGKTGALDHQELARAVTIYRDKYGMPHIDGKTDAAVLFGFGYCQAEDFFWQIEDSYLMGLGRYAELYGKPVLPKDIRNRAFEIPQRSKEDFDKLDPELQRLGTAFVAGINFYLETHPRTKPRLLKRFEPWYPLAFARAAILELVGGHMNVPGGDLPTSYGEKKIQEEVRAATGSNAWAISGSKTRSGKAMLLINPHQPYYGFGQFYEAHMRSGEGWNFTGGAFFGTPIPALGHNEYCGWGFTTNEPNVGSSWRETFDDPDEPLNYRYGNEYRKAVQWTDTIKVKRGGDFESVDVTLRKTHHGPILHKLNDKEYVSGAVAKMYDAVLSRQTMKMVRARNINDFREAMGMLDLHLFNTVYADVHGDIYYLYNGIVPKRDPSFDWDKTVDGSDPRTEWQGIHPIADLPQVLNPPSGYVQNCNSTPYTTTDNAGPAIGDYPKYMVEDQYDDKRRAKISRLLLRDAKDVTFEHWQELAFDTTIYWALTELPRYRRDLAALRESDPDLAAKVEPYLVHLLDWNCVGNIDSTQASLCLAWYEELYGFGYPAETLKQQFVSNPAEQLRALVTAAKKLESTFGNWKIPYGQISRLQRHANVSDFIKIPFSDNAASLPSAGMPGPPGVVFTMYFTPTIYAPPLKVMKNHYAVVGASYIAAVEFGDKVVSKSLLPYGASGDPKSPNFFDQAELLSKKQLKENLFYWDDVVAGAKRVYHPGETTPEGQGAR
- a CDS encoding thioesterase family protein, with amino-acid sequence MGPNEQRYRGDWNLGVPPAMILEQDIQIRVRYQETDAMGVLHHANYFTYFEIGRTELLRANGRDYRQVEEDGLFMVVVRIGCTYKRSARYDDMLTLRTRATRISAAKIEHTYEVLRGDELLAEGHSTLACVDREGRVQRVPEWLRQDS
- a CDS encoding acetolactate synthase codes for the protein MSTSEGTGTGYSTMRGRNYPSIRQFTVFLENRVGQLLEVVRRFEGSKVRIVALSIADAAECAFVRFLLSHPEQGREILERAGLALIETDLIGVELPEGPQPLLQVCTALLQAEVNIVQAYPLLVRPRGQPAVALMVDNIDMGMETLANKGFSMITEGDLTEDE
- a CDS encoding sugar phosphate isomerase/epimerase family protein; its protein translation is MKLGLINSAWVQANQPTAFGLRKTKAIGFDAVDIFTDPLDLDACERRLIRETCAELELPIVSLPCVAVGLADPSPSVRAFHRGRVAAYLDLAYDFGAANVLLVLGEYIWNKEVIPAGEQWRWATVAVRELGLQARELGLKIAIELEPFPLSLVNDIDTMVAFLDDVDLESVQANIDISHLALSHVKPEELRRLKGRAGHVHISDCDGQVHGDLPPGRGVVPFEPYLAEIKQLEIDGTISIELEFAPDPDQIVEWVEEAYLATDQLMAPLGLRG
- a CDS encoding DUF1328 domain-containing protein, which codes for MLRWAITFFIIALIAAALGFGALEGVAMYAAKILCLVFVVLFVVSLVLGRGRPPLA